One Glycine max cultivar Williams 82 chromosome 1, Glycine_max_v4.0, whole genome shotgun sequence genomic window, TTTATGAGTTTCTGACATTCAGCAAGTGTGACTATAATACCAAGATACCTAATTGTTCAGTTCACATCAGTAATCCTATCCCATAACAAATTTAGTTGGGTTAAATTAAGAGATGAAAAGTGTCAAAGGAATGTGGAATAACTGGCATAACTTTACCTTAAAAAGTGGATCAATATCCCCATCAATGTCAAACCAGCAAAATTCACTGTTAAATTTTGAGGCTGTGTAAAGAGCAATCTCTTTCTGCAAAAGGGGGAAAAAAGAGTTTGATGCACATTATACAGCTAGGCCCAAATGCATAACAATTAAAAGGACAATGTTAACATTCATTAGTGGTTAACCAATACATAAGTTCATCGTTGAATTTAATGTGCAAAATGAATGTACAAATTCTTAATCAAGGGAATGCAAGTCTCACAAGTGTTTCTCAATGAAGACTCACATGAAATCTAAGCAACATGAAGTAGAGCAGAAGAGAAAGctccatataaaaaaatgtcaaaagaaTTTTGCAAGTTGACATTAGTAAGCTTTTGGTTTGTATGTTGGAAGGTTAGAATCCCTCACTCTAACCTAATGCATCCTTTGAAAATTTACTACACGCTCCcaactttgtgttttctttttgataaataaaatagtattaaggggaaaaaacagatgtaaaaatatactattttacAATACAACAAACCTGGTAAAAGGCAAGGCACTGAAGCACAAACTTATCCATTGAATCCAATTCCAAATCCAATGCAGCATCATAATCCTTGACCTGAGATCATTAAATAAATCTGTAGAGTGGCAAAGGTTAACCAGCATttctccaaaaagaaaaaaagttaaaatcataCCGCCTCTTTGTATCGTCCAACAGCATGGTAGCATGAACCTCGCAAATATAAACACTCGACATTGGCACCATCAACGTTCAAGCTCATTGTCAAATCACTGATAGCCTTCCTGTCACAGTCAAACCCAATCTAAGTCATAAACAAGATCAAGTAGTAGAAAGTAAAATTCTAGACCAAAACATTTTAACACTGACCATTGTTATGAAATATTTGAAAGCAATTTACTTGAATGTGGTTgctattataaattcaaagctACCAACAAATCATCATATGGCACTACCCACATTGTATCACACAcaatttatatttctaaaatcTTGCATTGCAAATGCAAGTTGCAAACCACTGAATTCACCATTAACATTTGGattcaaacaaataataaatactatatAACTACATGCTTTGAGACTTCAGGCACAAACACAAATCTTCATTGAAGTGCACCTTCTACTGCCAaccaaaaatttacaaatacagAAATCATCCCCCTAAAAAGATCCCATTTCAATCAACATAGTTGACATGGAAAAGAGCAAGTAATCCTAGTTATTCCTCCATGAACACTCCTAAGTTCCTGAAGcagtattctaaaaaaatttcactcCTTGAAAGGTTTCATCCTATTTCCATGCTCTACCACCAAATTTTGTTCTATAACTGCTTGTAAGTTGTAAATGTGCCACTATATCTCAATGTTTTCATTACTTGCATTCGTGGGCCCAATCATCAAGACTATTGAAAGTTTGCAAGCTACAGTTGcgtcaaataaatatttactctcCAACTAATCGGCAGTTATGGTTGTTAAAAAATACCTATGCTCTCCCATTGCATGGAACAAAAGGCCGCGCAAATGATAAGCTCTGGCAAACCTAACATCAAAACTCAAGTAATCAGCCTCAGCCCTCAGATACACAGCAAAGGGCACAAAGTACATCAAACATGATAAACCGGTTACCAGCTAACAATTGTAATGGGCGTGGTACCCTTTCATTAACAACAATTACCTCCCATCAATTTGCAGCATCTGATTTAGACATTCCTGAGCTTTTGTTGGCTTTGATAAATCTTGATAGAACTGCCAAAACCCTCATGTTCAGAATAAAACTAAAccaaaattatgtaaaatagaAGCTTTAAGCAtataactgaaaataaaagGCCAAAAAATGTGTTTCATACTTAACAGCTAATTAACTATAAACCAAAGAGTGATAAATCCTAATTAATTACCAACATCACACATTGAGAACAAAGCTAGCAACAAAATCATCCAACAGAACAGCTATAAGCCTATAACTTGAAATAATAATCATGAATGATGTAACCTATTTCGTAGAATTAAGCCTACAAGTTACTAAAGGAAAATGTAAATGTGAATTAAGTAACTAAGCTGACATGAAATGTGAACTTTAATCCAAGTTAAATGAGTAAATTATAATACATGCAGAGAGAAATGGCATGGATGAAAGTAGTGAGGAAAGATATGATTAGAGACCAGAGAGCATGCAAGTATACAACTTATCACATTTAAACCAGAAAATAATATCCTTACAGATGATTCAGGATTTTCAGAATCAAGCTTCCAGATAACAATTAACTGAGCCAACAACTATCAGTACAATAAGGTTGATACTTGATAGATACCTGAGTCAGGTGTGCCCATGCTTCAAGAAAATTTCTATCAATTTGAAGTGATTTCAGATGTGCTTCCTCAGCTTTCTTATATTCACCAATTGAAGATAATGCTAAACCCTGTAAAAGACACCGTTTGATCAGCAAAATGATGAAGATATATTCCCATGTGAAAGACAAGAAAACCAACATAAAGGTCCATAGTCAATGAGGATTCAAATGTTAAGACTTAGGACCCACCAAATATGTATAGGCAGACTTATTATCCCTGTCTAGCTGCACACATGCTGAAAGGTCTTCAACTGCAGCATCAAActctttaaatttgaaattgacaaTTCCTGCAttgaattttacaaaatcataaattagaCATATATAAGTAGCTACTCtctacaaaaagaaaataattagatCAACATTATCaccacaataattttaaatcaaacttcAACTTGAAATTAACAGTGACGATGTAAACAAAATACAGGatagtattattaatatatactatAAACTCATTTCACATAAAAGTGATCAAACTAATCAAGTCAAGTCCCTCTGTCTAGACTTCTAGGAGCTACCACAAGATACATGCATTAACCCATCATAATAAAAGGAGGCATAATTAATTATGCCAGCACCAATCAGTaagccaaataaaaaaatgaaaaagactgtgtcagaCAAGATACCTCTTTCGTGTAAAATATCTGCTGAGTTAGATTCAAACTCTAATGCCATAGTCAAATCTTCAATAGCCTGAGATATCAGGAAACAGTTGTCAATGTCACGTTATGAATTGTTATTTGTGCAAGAAAATCATATGCAATCAAAAGTGACTCAAGTGAGGCATCATGAGTCACtgaaaatttcatatttcaatCACTTTTTTTCAATGAACATATAATAAGATAACAGTGCAATAACATGAAACTACGTAACTCTTGACTGCCACATTAGTTCtgtttaacaataaaataattaacccAAGTGTTAATGCCCAAAGCCAAACCATATCAAGTTTCACGCCTTAGTTAAAATAAGTCAATTCAAACATAAGTAAAAACCAAATTTCCAgaccttttttcattttctgtaaCAGAATAGGTCCATTTCATtcagagtgtgtgtgtgtgtgtcaatgGACCATACCTAAGATGAAGCATTGATTAACTAAAATAGCCAATGTTTCAaacaacaaacataaaatttcaaacagCAATGAGATTCAGGTAAACTTCAAAATGTTAGACAGATACTAAGATAGAGTAAGCCACCCTCACCTCGACAAACTCCCCCAAGGCTGCCCGTGCCTGACCTCTCCTCTTCCATGCCTCACCAGCTGATGGATTAAATTCTATAGCCTAAGAAATACAATGTGGACTACTTATAAATAGAGGAGATATCCATATCTCTATGTACTTTCAGATAGTGtttgttcaaattcaaatacCTTTGAAAAATCAGCTATAGCAGCATCAAGTTCTCTCTTGAATGCATAAGCAGTCCCTCTTCCTATCAGTGCTTCGGGATATGCAGGGTCCTCTTTTAGTATCTGAGTAAATGACGGAGACAAGACCACAGTTTGTCATTTGATGATAGAAAAAGAGGGGGATAAGATAACAAGTAGATATCATAAAAGGAAACGACACAAGTATCACTAACAAgtaaataaaaggaaacacCACAAATATCACTAGGGAGGAGAACATTGCACCTGATCAAAAATGGATATGGCGTGAGCATATTTCCCTTCATTAACCTGCAAAACAATCATAATATCAAATAtgctatcaaacaaataaataaaccaaTGCAGCAGTTGTGCAAACAAACCTCTCCTATTCCCCGTGAGAGCCGAAAATCTACACTTATAGACTTAGTCTTTGAAATCCGAGCAACacaaaacttatttttccttgcttcaCCAATTTTTTCATGGGGAAAATTAAACTTACTACTTAGCTTTCTAAGAATTTCAGCAACATCAAGTGAGTCACTACTAGACTCCCCACTATTGGTAAATACTTTATCTTTATCACATGATTCTGAAGTGTCACTTGAGTCATTACATGATTCAGAATTATAACTCAGTTTATCAATAACGTCAGGGCTTCCATTCACTTGGCTGTCAGATTTATTAGACTCCCTATCTTCAATATTTAATTCATTTCGCAAGTCAAAATTATCAGCAGACTTCAGCAAGATCAATGATTTATCACTTGCGTTGTCACATAATTCATCTTGAACACTCAACCTATCTTGATTCTCACAAATTTCAGTCAAGTTCCCATCACTCGGAGAATCTGATTCGGATTGTGAAACGGGCGACCCATTTGTTTCATACAATGCACTGTTGCCTTGTTTTGTTGTCGTCAAAAGCTCTTCCAGTTCTAGCAACAGCTTCAAATCTGCAGACTGATGCTGGGCGTGTTCATAACCTTGCTCCCATACTAACAGAGCATCTGTTTTCCTTCCCAATGCAGAAAGGGCGTGACCTAGATGACAGAATCAACCAGTGCTAAGTTCAAAAGACAAGGCATTTGCCTCTATGACTCTTTCTAtggtaaaatttaaacaaaactgTCGCGTGATGATAATAATCCATAAACAGAACGAATAAATGATAAAtccatcaaaatataaattccaAGTTCCAACACGGTTCTTAACTTTTTATTCATCAACCAGTAACCACCTCTGTTATTCTTAAAAGAACTTAAATCGCACTTCCCAGGGt contains:
- the LOC100808879 gene encoding suppressor of RPS4-RLD 1, which codes for MAPTTSQRATLARLCSSKDWSKAIRVLDSLVSQSGAIQDICNRAFCYSRLELHKHVIKDCNKALQLDPSRLQAYILKGHALSALGRKTDALLVWEQGYEHAQHQSADLKLLLELEELLTTTKQGNSALYETNGSPVSQSESDSPSDGNLTEICENQDRLSVQDELCDNASDKSLILLKSADNFDLRNELNIEDRESNKSDSQVNGSPDVIDKLSYNSESCNDSSDTSESCDKDKVFTNSGESSSDSLDVAEILRKLSSKFNFPHEKIGEARKNKFCVARISKTKSISVDFRLSRGIGEVNEGKYAHAISIFDQILKEDPAYPEALIGRGTAYAFKRELDAAIADFSKAIEFNPSAGEAWKRRGQARAALGEFVEAIEDLTMALEFESNSADILHERGIVNFKFKEFDAAVEDLSACVQLDRDNKSAYTYLGLALSSIGEYKKAEEAHLKSLQIDRNFLEAWAHLTQFYQDLSKPTKAQECLNQMLQIDGRFARAYHLRGLLFHAMGEHRKAISDLTMSLNVDGANVECLYLRGSCYHAVGRYKEAVKDYDAALDLELDSMDKFVLQCLAFYQKEIALYTASKFNSEFCWFDIDGDIDPLFKEYWCKRLHPKNVCEKVYRQPPFRESLRKGKLRKQELVLTKQKTALIQAADSIGKRIQYDCPGFLPNGRQHRMAGFAAIEIAQKVSKAWRSFQAEWKHSNKNNSNSKNGKRARRRERINMLSQNRGGAGCSTSSASEISPSYGIAVDRSSSRSMSWQDVYSIAVRWRQISEPCDPVVWVNKLSEEFNSGFGSHTPMILGQAKVVRYFPNYERTLDIAKTVIKEKSYVYSKTDQIIRLSKDGKLEEVIHANSVSDLYNVVGEDFWSSTWCNSTAFEGKQLEGTRITLVKMGENGFDFAIRTPCTPARWEDYDAEMAMAWEALCNAYCGENYGSTDFDVLENVRDAILRMTYYWYNFMPLSRGSAVVGFVVMLGLLLAANMEFTGSIPQGFQVDWEAVLNLDPNSFVDSVKSWLYPSLKVTTSWKDYHDVASTFATTGSVVAALSSSDD